Proteins encoded together in one Chryseobacterium taklimakanense window:
- the folP gene encoding dihydropteroate synthase, translating into MKPTESGLELPFFSMNCNGKLIDLSVPKIMGILNMTPDSFSDGGKFNDEKNALLQTEKMLADGAEIIDIGPQSTRPNAEFLSSDEEIARLGKIISTIKREFPESLLSVDTFWSETVKYAYNEGIDIVNDISAGQYDPKLFETVAGTGLPYILMHVNPTYKSMHEKIAYDDVTVAVNKFLLEKARELLKIGVKDIILDPGFGFGKTFEDQHKMIEETQFIGLGKFPVLIGISRKSFIYKPLGKGPLDINEETQKLHLKVLQQGAKILRVHDVAEAKKTLDLYVTSLF; encoded by the coding sequence ATGAAACCTACTGAATCGGGACTTGAACTGCCTTTCTTTTCCATGAACTGCAACGGTAAACTGATAGATTTATCGGTTCCAAAAATTATGGGAATCCTGAATATGACACCGGATTCCTTTTCGGACGGCGGAAAGTTCAATGATGAAAAAAATGCGCTTCTTCAAACTGAGAAAATGCTGGCAGATGGTGCTGAAATCATTGACATCGGGCCACAGTCGACCCGGCCCAATGCTGAGTTTTTATCTTCTGATGAAGAAATCGCCCGTTTGGGAAAAATCATTTCAACCATAAAAAGAGAATTCCCCGAAAGTTTACTTTCCGTTGATACTTTTTGGTCCGAAACCGTGAAATATGCTTACAATGAGGGGATTGATATTGTAAATGACATCTCGGCCGGGCAGTACGATCCGAAACTTTTTGAAACGGTTGCCGGGACCGGTTTGCCATACATTCTGATGCACGTAAACCCCACCTACAAAAGTATGCATGAGAAGATTGCGTATGATGACGTCACGGTTGCCGTTAATAAATTTTTGCTCGAAAAAGCCCGGGAACTTCTAAAAATTGGTGTAAAGGATATTATCCTTGATCCCGGTTTCGGCTTCGGGAAAACGTTTGAAGACCAGCACAAAATGATTGAGGAAACCCAATTCATCGGACTTGGAAAATTCCCGGTTTTAATCGGTATTTCAAGGAAATCATTCATTTATAAACCCTTAGGAAAGGGACCGCTCGATATCAACGAAGAAACCCAGAAACTACACCTGAAAGTCCTGCAGCAGGGCGCAAAAATACTGCGTGTTCATGATGTTGCGGAAGCGAAGAAAACTTTAGATTTATATGTGACCTCATTGTTTTGA